The window TTGTAGGAGCAGCCTTGTGCTGCGAAGAGGCCGGTAAAGTCAACAGACAAGCATTGTCAGTACCGACCTCTTCGCAGCACAAGGCTGCTCCTACAGGCCCCTGGCAAACCAATGAGCCAAAGCGGGCACGCCCGCTCCCACAGGAATCCAGCGGCCACAAGGAGCCTTGGCATGCGACCATTCGTCATCAAGCACATCGACCACCTCGTCCTGCGGGTCAGCGACCTGGAGCGCAGTGTCGCCTTCTACACCGAGCTGCTCGGCTGCACGGTCAGCCGCGTGCGCGACGACCTGGGCATGGTCCACCTGGCCACGGGCACGGCGATGATCGACCTGGTGACCCTGGATGGTCCCCTGGGCCAGCCAGGTGGTGCGGCGCCGGGGGCCGAGGGGCGCAACCTGCACCATTTCTGCCTGCGCATCGAGCCGTTCGACGAGGCGGCACTTACGACCTACCTGCAAGCTGCAGGGGTTAAAGTCGAACCTGCCGAAAAACGCTATGGCGCCGAAGGCGAGGGGCTGTCGCTGTACTGCTACGACCCCGATGGCAACCAGGTCGAGCTGAAAGGGCCGGTACCGGCAACGCAGGCTCCATGAGCAACCTGCACACTCGCGAGAGGTAGGGATCGCGCAAGGTTCAGGTGGATATCCCGGCAAAGCCTATTATGCTTCATTTACCTTGCTGCGATCCGAGGCGGCCCGCCTCGTCGTGCTTCGCATATCCAAAGCAAGCCCCCCAGGGCCTGGGTGCGACGGTGAAAAAAATATGAGGTGCTCCCGGCCTGCATGACGACAAGACGGAGGCACCCCATGGCGGTTCTCGACAGCACATCCACGGGCAGCGCGCCCCAACGCGGTATCACCCGGGAGGAGCGCAAGGTCATCTTCGCCTCGTCCCTGGGCACGGTATTCGAATGGTACGACTTCTACCTTTACGGCTCTCTGGCGGCGATCATCGCCAAGCACTTCTTTGCCGGGGTCAATGAAACCACCTCGTTCATCTTCGCCTTGCTGGCCTTTGCCGCCGGCTTTGCCGTGCGGCCATTCGGCGCCATCGTGTTCGGTCGCCTGGGCGACATGATCGGGCGCAAGTACACCTTCCTCATCACCATCGTCATCATGGGCTTGTCCACCGCTGTGGTGGGCCTGTTGCCCAGCTATGCCACGATCGGCGTGGCAGCGCCAATCATCCTCATCAGCCTGCGCCTGCTGCAGGGCCTGGCACTGGGTGGCGAGTACGGCGGTGCGGCCACCTACGTGGCCGAACATGCACCCAAGGGCCGGCGCGGCTTTTTCACCGCCTGGATCCAGACCACGGCCACCCTGGGGCTGTTCCTCTCGCTGCTGGTGATCATGGCCTGCCGCACGGCCATGGGTAACGAGGTGTTCGAGGCCTGGGGCTGGCGAGTGCCATTCCTGCTGTCGATACTGCTGCTGGCGATTTCGGTGTACATCCGCATGCAACTCAACGAGTCGCCGGTGTTCATGAAGATGAAGGCCGAGGGCAAGGCGTCCAAGGCGCCACTGACCGAATCGTTCGCTCGCTGGGACAACCTCAAGGTGGTGGTCATGGCGCTGCTCGGTGGCACCGCCGGCCAGGCCGTGGTGTGGTACACCGGGCAGTTCTATGCGCTGTTCTTCCTGTTGCAGATGCTCAAGATCGAGCCGCAGACCGCCAACCTGCTGATTGCCGGTTCGCTATTGATCGGCACACCGTTCTTCATCTTCTTCGGCAGCCTGTCCGACCGCATCGGCCGCAAGAAAATAATCATGGCCGGTTGCATCATCGCCGCGCTGACCTACTTCCCGATCTTCAAGGCACTGACCCAGTACGGCAACCCGGACGTGTTCGTCGCCCAGGAGCAGAACCCGGTGGTGGTGATGGCAGACCCTGCCCAGTGCGCGTTCCAGTTCGACCCGGTGGGCAAGGCCAAATTCACCAGTTCGTGCGATATCGCCAAGAGCCTGCTGGCCAAGCGGGCCATCCCCTATACCAACGAAGCGGCAGAACCTGGCAGCGTGGCGCAGATCCGCATTGGTGAACGGGTACTGCCAAGCTTTGATGGACGCAGCCTGGCGGCAGCGGACTTCAAGGCACAGAGCGATGCCTTTACCGCGACCTTGACCGGGGCGTTGAAGGAAGCCGGCTACCCGGAAAAGGCCGACCCGGCGAAGATCCACTACCCGATGGTGCTGTTGCTGCTGACCATTCTGGTGATCTACGTGACCATGGTCTACGGGCCGATCGCGGCCTGGCTGGTGGAGCTGTTCCCGGCACGCATCCGTTACACCTCGATGTCGCTGCCTTACCACATCGGCAACGGCTGGTTCGGCGGCTTCCTGCCGACCGTGGCGTTTGCCATGGTGGCGGCGACCGGGGATATCTATTACGGCTTGTGGTACCCGATCGTGATTGCAGTGATGACGGCGGTGCTGGGGATCTTCTTCCTGCCGGAGACCAAGGACCGCGATATCAACCACACTTGAAGGTGAGGCTGCCTGTACCGGCCTTTTCGCGGGCTTGCCCGCTCCCACAGGGATACCACTGCGCCCTGTGGGAGCGGGCAAGCCCGCGAAGAGGCCGGTACAGTCAACCCATCAGTCGAAATAGCCACGCAACCCAAAGGCATACCCGGTATCCACCCCAGCAGCCTCGCCGCGGCTCCAGCGCTTCTTCAACACGAACTCGAACGCTGGCTCGTACAGCCCGTCCCGCACCAGTGCACCCGCCAGCACCTCCACGTCATACCAGCCATTGTCCAGCTCGATGATCGGCCGCCCCGGCACCTGGTAACGCGCCATCAGGTCACCCAGTGTCTTGGGCGTGAAGTGCTGCAGGATGCGCCAGGTGTACAGCATCAGCGCACCGTGCTCGACCTGCAGCACATAGCCATTGCGGCGGTGCTTCAGGCGGCTGCCGGGTTCGCGCAGGGCCGGGGTATGGTTGTCCAGGGTGAACAGGATGCGGTAGGGCAGGTTATCGACCCCGGCCAGTGGCAGCACGACCCCTTCGCGCACGGCCTGGTCGCCGCTGTCGCCGTGGGTGAAGGCATGGGCAAGGTCGTCGGGCAATTCATGTTGTTGCTTGAAGCGCTCGAGCAACTGGATATCGCCGAGCAGAAAGTAGTCGACCAGGTCGTTGAGCACTTCGCTGAATTCGTGGCGCATCTGTTTTCCTTGTTGGTGCGCGTGAGGGCAATGGCAAATGTAGCACTTCAGATTGGCTTCAGATTGCCCCCTGATACTGCCCCCAACACCTGACTTGAAAGGGGGACCGCCATGACTCAGGCAGACAGCGCCAGCCTGTTTCCACTGGCTATCGGCAGCCACGGCGAGCGCCTTGCCCGCATGACGCTGAAACGCTCGGGGGAGCCCGGGCGCGACGAGCTGGAACAGTTCATTCACGCCCGCTTTGCCTGCGCGCACCACGCCGACGTGCAGCACTACCTGCCCGAACTGCTCGGCCTGCATGACAGCCACGGGCGCCTGATGGCCGCCGCCGGCATACGCCTGGCCAGCAGTGGGCCGACCTTCCTCGAGCGTTATCTGGATGAGCCGCTGGAAGCGGCCGTGACCCGGCTGTCTGGCAGCTCGGTGAGCCGTGCACAGCTGGTCGAAGTGGGCAACCTGGCCGCGCTCAGCGCCGGCAGCGCGCGGATCATGATCATTGCCGTGACCTGGTTGCTGGCTGCCCGCGGTTTGCAGTGGGTGGCCTTCACCGGTGCCGCGACCCTGGTCAACAGCTTTCATCGCCTGGGCCTGGTGCCGACGGCGCTGGCCGTGGCCGACCCTGGCCGGCTGAACGGCGATGCCGACAGTTGGGGCAGTTACTACGCACAGCACCCGCAAGTGTTCGTCGGCAACATCGGCTACGGCCATGCAGCCCTGGCCCGCGGCGGCGTTTTCGAGCGGCTGGGCTTGCCCGCGAGCGTGCAGGAGGCCGGCCATGCCGCGTGAATGCCAGCTGTTCAGGGAAGTGTTGCAACTGCATGCCCGCCACCGAGGGGCGCAACCGGCGTTGCTGGGCCTTGGCGGGCCGTTCACCTATCAACAATTGCTGGACGAGGTCGAGCAACGCCAGGCCTGGCTGAGCGCGCAGCCACCGGGCACTTTCGCTCTGGCCCTGGAGAACGGTCCCGAGGCGCTGTTCTGGGACCTGGCGGCGCTGTTCGCGGCGCGCCCCATCGTTATTCTGCCGGCGTTCTTCAGCAGCGCCCAGCGCCGCCACTGCCTGGCACAGAGCGGGGCTGTGCTGGCGCTGGCCGACGAGGCCTTCGCTGACGACTTGCACGCCAGCGGCTTCTCTGCCGGTGAGCGCTTCTGGAGCCGGCAGCCGCCAGCGGCCGCACCCTTGCCACCGGGTACCGCGAAGATTACCTACACCTCCGGCAGTACCGGTGCACCCAAGGGCGTATGCCTGAGCGCCGAGGCCATGCTGCGGGTAGCGCATGAGCTGGAGGCTGCCAGCCGGCCCACGGCGCCAGGCAAGTACCTGGCGGTATTGCCTCTGGCGGTGCTGCTGGAAAACCTGGGCCTGTACGCGGCCCTGCTGGCCGGGGCGAGCATTGCCCTGTATCCGCAGGCGCAACTGGGTTTTCGCGGTGCCAGTCAGGTCGACTTCAAGCAATTGCTGGGCGCCATCGCCTTGAGTGGTGCCGAAAGCCTGATCCTGGTGCCGCAACTGCTGCTTGGGCTGGTCACTGCCATCGAGCGCGGCCTGATGCGGGTCGGCCCGTTGCGCTTCGTGGCGGTGGGCGGCGCGCGGGTGGCGCCGAGCCTGCTGGCCCGGGCCCAGGCCATCGGGCTACCGGTGTTCGAGGGCTATGGCTTGTCCGAATGCGCTTCGGTGGTATGCCTCAACCGCCCCGGGGCGCATCGTGCGGGCAGTGTCGGGCGGCCGCTGCCGCATGTGCAGGTGCGCATTGCCGAAGATGGCGAAGTGCAGGTGGCCGGTTCGGCGTTGCTCGGCTACCTGGGCGAACCACCCTTCAGCGAGCCGTGGTTGTCGACCGGTGACCTGGGCCACTTCGACAGCGACGGCTTCCTGTACCTGGCCGGGCGCAAGAAGCACCAGTACAGCACCAGCTTCGGGCGCAACGTCAACCCCGAATGGGTCGAGGCCGAACTGACCCAGGGCGGGGTGATCGCCCAGGCGTTCGTCCACGGCGAAGGCCTGGCATACAACCTGGCGTTGATCTGGCCGCTGGACCCGCAGGCTGACGACCACACCCTGGAACAGGCCATCCGCCAGGCCAATGCCGGCCTGCCGGACTATGCCCGGGTGCATGCCTGGCGGCGTCTGCCCGAACCTTTGAGTGCCGCCGGGCAAACCCTGACCGCCAACGGCCGGCCACGCCGCGAACAGATCCTGCGGTGTTACCAGTCCCTGTTATCCGACCTTCAATGATCTACGAGGTTTGCCATGCTTTTCTTCGACATGCTGCAGCAGGAAACCGCCGACGAGCGTACGGCATTGTTCAGTGTCCCGGTCATCCGCGACGCGCTGGCCGGCAAGGCCAGCCTCGAGGCCTATGTGGCCTTTCTCACCCAGGCCTACCACCACGTGCGGCACACCGTGCCATTGATGATGGCCTGCGGGGCCCGTTTGCCGGCGCGGCTGGAGTGGCTGCGCGGCGCAGTGTGCGAGTACATCGACGAGGAGTACGGCCATGAGCGCTGGATTCTCGATGACATCGCCGCCTGCGGTGGCGACCCGCACCAGGTGGCCGGCGGCCGGCCGGCATTGCCCATCGAGCTGATGGTGGCATTTCTCTACGACCAGATTGCCCGTGGCAACCCGGTCGGGCTGTTCGGTATGGTCAACGTGCTCGAAGGCACCAGCATTGCCCTCGCCACCCAGGCAGCCGGTACCCTGCAGAGCAGCCTCGGCCTGCCGGACAAGGCGTTCAGCTACCTGAGTTCCCACGGCGCCCTGGACCAGGACCACATGGCCACCTACCGTGGCCTGATGAACCGTCTGGACCAGCCCGAAGACCAGCAGGCGGTAATCCACGCTGCCAAAGTGGTGTATCGCCTGTATACCGCCATGTTCGAAGGGCTGCCGCGTACCGGGCAGCAGGAGGTAAAGCATGCGCTTGCCTGATTGCGTGGCGGTGCTCACCGGTGCCAGCGGTGGCATCGGCCTGGAGTTGGCGGCCCAGCTATGCAGTGCCGGTGCTCGCGTACTGGCGGTCAGCCGGCAGCAGGGCAAGCTGACCGAACTGATGGCGCGCTACCCCGGGCAATTGCGCTGGCAGCAGGCCGACCTGCGCTGCGCCGAAGGCCGCCGTGACGTGCTGGAGGCAGCGCGGGCGATGGGTAGTTGCAACCTGTTGATCAACGCCGCCGGGGTCAACCGCTTCGCCTTGCTCGAACAGATGGACGAGGCCGCCCTCGACGAGTTGTTCGACCTCAACATCAAGGCCGCCGTGCAGCTCACCCGCCTGTGCCTGCCGCTACTGCGCGCCCAGCCCAGTGCGCTGGTGGTGAACGTGGGGTCGATCTATGGCTCCATCGGCTACCCAGGCTATGCCACCTACTGCGCCAGCAAGTTTGCCTTGCGCGGGTTCTCCGAGGCATTGCGCCGCGAGCTTGCCGACACCTCGGTGAACGTGTTGTATGCCGCACCGCGCACTACCCGCACGACGATGAACAGTAGCGCCGCGCAGGCGCTGAACCAGGCGTTGAAGGTAGGCGTCGATGACCCGCAGGATGTCGCCCGGGCAGTGCTCGACGCGGTACAGGCCGAGCGCAGCGAACTGTACCTGGGTTGGCCGGAGAAACTCTTCGTGCGCCTTAACGGCATGCTGCCAGGCGTGGTCGACCGCGCCCTGCGCAAGCAATTGCCGCTGATCCGTCGCTACAGCAACTGGCACAGCAAGGAGTCGAGCAAATGAAACGTCTGATACTGGCCAGCCTGCTGGCCATCGCCCCGTTCACCTGGGCCCTCGACCAGACCGGTACCCAGCAACTCAACGCCATCCAGCAGCGCTGGGCGGTGGTTCGCTATAACCTGCCCGAAGCCCAGCGTGCCGGGGCATTCGAGGCCCTGGCGGCACAGTCGGCGGCGTTGGTGCGCCAGCATCCGGGCTCGGCCGAGCCGCTGATCTGGGACGGCATCGTCAACAGCAGCTGGGCCGGCGCCACCGGTGGGCTGGGCGCGTTGGGCAAGGTCAAGGCCGCCCGCGCCAGCCTGGAAAAGGCCCTGGCCATGGACCCCAAGGCGCTGCAAGGCTCGGCCTACACCAGCCTGGGCGCGCTGTACGACCAGGTGCCCGGCTGGCCATTGAGCTTCGGCGACCAGGCCAAGGCCGAGGCCATGCTGCGCCAGGCGCTGGCGATCAACCCCGACGGTATC of the Pseudomonas asiatica genome contains:
- a CDS encoding SDR family oxidoreductase yields the protein MRLPDCVAVLTGASGGIGLELAAQLCSAGARVLAVSRQQGKLTELMARYPGQLRWQQADLRCAEGRRDVLEAARAMGSCNLLINAAGVNRFALLEQMDEAALDELFDLNIKAAVQLTRLCLPLLRAQPSALVVNVGSIYGSIGYPGYATYCASKFALRGFSEALRRELADTSVNVLYAAPRTTRTTMNSSAAQALNQALKVGVDDPQDVARAVLDAVQAERSELYLGWPEKLFVRLNGMLPGVVDRALRKQLPLIRRYSNWHSKESSK
- a CDS encoding TenA family transcriptional regulator — its product is MLFFDMLQQETADERTALFSVPVIRDALAGKASLEAYVAFLTQAYHHVRHTVPLMMACGARLPARLEWLRGAVCEYIDEEYGHERWILDDIAACGGDPHQVAGGRPALPIELMVAFLYDQIARGNPVGLFGMVNVLEGTSIALATQAAGTLQSSLGLPDKAFSYLSSHGALDQDHMATYRGLMNRLDQPEDQQAVIHAAKVVYRLYTAMFEGLPRTGQQEVKHALA
- a CDS encoding VOC family protein: MRPFVIKHIDHLVLRVSDLERSVAFYTELLGCTVSRVRDDLGMVHLATGTAMIDLVTLDGPLGQPGGAAPGAEGRNLHHFCLRIEPFDEAALTTYLQAAGVKVEPAEKRYGAEGEGLSLYCYDPDGNQVELKGPVPATQAP
- a CDS encoding thermostable hemolysin, which gives rise to MTQADSASLFPLAIGSHGERLARMTLKRSGEPGRDELEQFIHARFACAHHADVQHYLPELLGLHDSHGRLMAAAGIRLASSGPTFLERYLDEPLEAAVTRLSGSSVSRAQLVEVGNLAALSAGSARIMIIAVTWLLAARGLQWVAFTGAATLVNSFHRLGLVPTALAVADPGRLNGDADSWGSYYAQHPQVFVGNIGYGHAALARGGVFERLGLPASVQEAGHAA
- a CDS encoding tetratricopeptide repeat protein, translated to MKRLILASLLAIAPFTWALDQTGTQQLNAIQQRWAVVRYNLPEAQRAGAFEALAAQSAALVRQHPGSAEPLIWDGIVNSSWAGATGGLGALGKVKAARASLEKALAMDPKALQGSAYTSLGALYDQVPGWPLSFGDQAKAEAMLRQALAINPDGIDSNYFWADHLYRQNRYDEARAALQKALQAPPRPGRELADQGRRGEIDALLKAIKDKQD
- a CDS encoding AMP-binding protein, which translates into the protein MPRECQLFREVLQLHARHRGAQPALLGLGGPFTYQQLLDEVEQRQAWLSAQPPGTFALALENGPEALFWDLAALFAARPIVILPAFFSSAQRRHCLAQSGAVLALADEAFADDLHASGFSAGERFWSRQPPAAAPLPPGTAKITYTSGSTGAPKGVCLSAEAMLRVAHELEAASRPTAPGKYLAVLPLAVLLENLGLYAALLAGASIALYPQAQLGFRGASQVDFKQLLGAIALSGAESLILVPQLLLGLVTAIERGLMRVGPLRFVAVGGARVAPSLLARAQAIGLPVFEGYGLSECASVVCLNRPGAHRAGSVGRPLPHVQVRIAEDGEVQVAGSALLGYLGEPPFSEPWLSTGDLGHFDSDGFLYLAGRKKHQYSTSFGRNVNPEWVEAELTQGGVIAQAFVHGEGLAYNLALIWPLDPQADDHTLEQAIRQANAGLPDYARVHAWRRLPEPLSAAGQTLTANGRPRREQILRCYQSLLSDLQ
- a CDS encoding MFS transporter → MAVLDSTSTGSAPQRGITREERKVIFASSLGTVFEWYDFYLYGSLAAIIAKHFFAGVNETTSFIFALLAFAAGFAVRPFGAIVFGRLGDMIGRKYTFLITIVIMGLSTAVVGLLPSYATIGVAAPIILISLRLLQGLALGGEYGGAATYVAEHAPKGRRGFFTAWIQTTATLGLFLSLLVIMACRTAMGNEVFEAWGWRVPFLLSILLLAISVYIRMQLNESPVFMKMKAEGKASKAPLTESFARWDNLKVVVMALLGGTAGQAVVWYTGQFYALFFLLQMLKIEPQTANLLIAGSLLIGTPFFIFFGSLSDRIGRKKIIMAGCIIAALTYFPIFKALTQYGNPDVFVAQEQNPVVVMADPAQCAFQFDPVGKAKFTSSCDIAKSLLAKRAIPYTNEAAEPGSVAQIRIGERVLPSFDGRSLAAADFKAQSDAFTATLTGALKEAGYPEKADPAKIHYPMVLLLLTILVIYVTMVYGPIAAWLVELFPARIRYTSMSLPYHIGNGWFGGFLPTVAFAMVAATGDIYYGLWYPIVIAVMTAVLGIFFLPETKDRDINHT